The Leucobacter chromiiresistens genome has a window encoding:
- a CDS encoding DUF2017 family protein produces the protein MKLLPLPGRGLRLLLDHDEAAMLDQLIAQLIQLLQSHSSTALDPDPLFASLEVGGSDETPDDPALARLFPDAYAEGARSGEFRSVTEQGLLNRKLQDAMDVTAALGLGGGAPADGTLVEVDISQSTLPAWVRTVTALRLAIAARIGLDGSEDRPRLLDDEETRGTVLVFDWLAAILESVLAIVESGEPDDETDDAPDPDSGPRPDPGAANRNG, from the coding sequence GTGAAGCTCCTTCCCCTGCCCGGCCGCGGGCTCCGGCTCCTGCTCGACCACGACGAGGCCGCGATGCTCGACCAGCTGATCGCGCAGCTCATCCAACTGCTGCAGAGTCACAGCAGCACGGCGCTCGATCCCGACCCGCTCTTCGCGAGCCTCGAGGTCGGGGGCTCCGATGAGACTCCCGACGACCCCGCTCTCGCCCGTCTCTTCCCGGACGCGTACGCAGAGGGTGCGCGGTCGGGCGAGTTCCGCAGCGTGACCGAGCAGGGCCTGCTCAATCGCAAGCTGCAGGACGCCATGGATGTGACGGCTGCGCTCGGGCTCGGCGGCGGGGCGCCCGCGGACGGGACGCTGGTCGAGGTCGACATCTCGCAGTCGACGCTCCCCGCCTGGGTGCGCACCGTCACGGCGCTGCGCCTCGCGATCGCCGCTCGCATCGGGCTCGACGGCTCCGAGGATCGGCCGCGCCTCCTGGATGACGAGGAGACGCGCGGTACGGTGCTCGTGTTCGACTGGCTGGCCGCGATCCTCGAATCGGTGCTGGCGATCGTCGAGTCGGGCGAGCCCGACGACGAGACCGACGACGCCCCCGACCCCGACTCCGGCCCTCGCCCCGATCCTGGCGCGGCGAACCGGAACGGCTGA